A stretch of DNA from Streptomyces xanthii:
GGCGAGCGCCTTGGCGGTGCGGTCGAGTTCGGTGTCGTCGACGTCACCGAGGGCGTAGGCGTGGGAGACGGCGACGTGGCCGCCCAGGCCGAGGGCGGCGGTGCGGGCCGCGATGTCGCGCAGCTGCGCGGTGCCGGACTCGCCTCCGTCGTGGAGGTGGATGTCGAGGCCCTTGCCGTGGCGTTCGGCGAGGCCGAAGACGATGTCGAGCTGGCCGGCCGCGTCCTGGTCGAAGCCGGCCGGGTCGAGGCCGCCGATCAGGTCGGCGCCTTCGGCGAGCGCGGCGTCGAGGAGGTCGGCGACGCCCGGCGCGGCGACGACGCCGCTCTGCGGGAAGGCGACGATCTGGATGCCGAGCCGGTCCCGGAACTCTTCCCGGACCGTCTGCACGGCGTGGAGGTGGTCGAGTCCGGTCTCGAGGTCGATGTCGACGTGGCTGCGGACGTGCCCGGTGCCGTGCGCGACCATGCGGCGGGCGAGGGCGGCGGCCCGCTCCACGACCGGCACGGGCGAGCCGGTGCGGGCGGCGCGCTCGGAGGCGATCTGTTCCTGGAGGGTGGCGGTCTCGCGGTGCGGCTGCCAGGGCCCGCCGAGGAAGGTCTTGTCGAGGTGGGCGTGGCCGTCCACGAAGGCGGGCAGCAGCAGCGCCCCGTGCAGGGGCAGCTCGTCCGGTGCCGGGGTCCGGCCGGGGACGTGTTCCTCGACGGCGTGCACGCGGCCGCCGCGCAGGCGGACGTCGACGGTGCGGCCGTCGGGGAGCGTCGCTCCGAGCAGGGCGGCGGGTTCGGGCGGGGCGGCAGCCTCGCGCATGTCATCTCCTTCAGTCGTACAGCTCGGCCCAGCCTCTGGGAAAGTGGCTGGTGAGCGCGGTGCGACGTCAACGTAACTGGTATACCGAATACCAGACAATGCTTCTCGGGAACGGATTTTCGTGCCGGGTCACCGGGTCTGCGAAGATCGGCTCTGCACCACCCGTCTCAGCACCGCCTGGAGCCCTCGTCATGCCGACGCCCCGTACGACCGCCGACACCGCCATCGGGGACACCCACCGGTCCCTGCGCGAGCGGGTGTACGTGGAGCTGCGCGAGCGGATCATCGAGGGGCAGTACCCGGCGGGGATGCGTCTGGTCGAGCGGGAGATCGCCGACGAGCTGCGGGTGTCGCGGGTGCCGGTGCGCGAGGCGATGCAGCGGCTCGCCTCCGAGGGTTTCCTCACGGTGCAGCCCCGGCGGGGTTCGGTGGTGGCCGGGTTCGGGCCCGAGGACGCGGCGCACCTGTTCGACATCCGGGAGAACCTGGAGGGCCTCGCGGCGCGGCTGGTCGCGCGCGGGGCCACGCCCGCGGAGCTGAAGGACCTGGAGAAGCTGCTCGCGCGGGCCCGCAAGGCGGCCGAGGCGGGCCGGCTGCGCGCGGCGGTGTCGCTCAACGCGGACTTCCACCGGCGCATCGTGGAACTGTCGGGCAACCCGCTGCTCGTCGACGTGATGGCGCCGCTGGACTCGCGACTGCGCCGGCTGTTCCGGCTCACGTCGGGCCAGGCGGACGGCGAGCCGATGTGCGGGGCGCACGAGCGGCTCTTCGAGGCGATCCGGGACGGTGACGAGGCACGGGCCGAGGAGCTGGCGCGGGCCCACGTGGCGGACACCCGGGACTCGGCGCTGCACCTGCTCGCGGAGCAGCCGGAGCGGGAGAACTCCGCGCAGGGCTAGGGCCTGTCTGACCGTTCCCTTCTGCTTCCTTCGGACGACGAAGGGAATGGTCGGACAGGCCCTGGGGAGTTCGGGGAGAGGGTGGGCCGCCGCGCCCGCCGGGGGGATTAACGGAACGCGGCGGCAGCCACGACTTCACCGTGCCATCGCCGGAGGCCGCCCGCCCCCGGGGCGCGGCAGTCGGGTGAGCGGCGCCGGGCGGGCCGTGCCGCACGAACGGAGGCTCCGAATCCGGTGGCGCCGGTGATCACCGGCTGCGTAGCGTGCGACGGCCGGGCGTTCGTCCGGCGGACGACGGCAGCGGCGACAGAGAGCGAGCTCACCTGATGCAACCGACCTTCGTACTGGTCCACGGCGCGTTCGCGAACTCCTTCTCGTTCGCGCCGCTCCAGGCCGAACTCGGGCTGCTGGGGCACCGGTCGGTCGCGGTGGACCTGCCCGGGCACGGCTTCGCGGCGACCTACACGTACGCGTACCAGGCTCCGCAGGACACGGCGGCGCTGGCCGAGGCGCCGGGCGCCATCAAGGGCGTCACGCTCGCCGACAACGCGGCGCATCTGATCGGGGTGCTGGAGCGGGCGAAGCGGAACGGGCCGGTGATCCTGGTCTCGCACAGCCGCGGCGGGATCACGGCGACGGCCGCGGCCAACGCCCGGCCCGATCTCATCGACCGGCTCGTGTACGTCTCGGCGTGGTGCCCGGTCGACCTGGACGTGAACGACTACTACGCACAGCCGGAGATGGCCGACGTGGACGCGGGGTCGCTGGGGCTCGCGGTGGCCGGGAACCCGGCCGAACTGGGCCTGGTCCGGGTCAACTTCCGCACCGCGGACCCGGCGGCGCTCGCCGCGCTCCGCGCTGCGTTCGCGGCGGACGTGACGGACGAGCAGTTCCTGACGTTCCTCAACACGTTCCAGCCGGACGAGAACCTGGACGTGGGCGGCACGGCCGACCGGGCGCGGGCCGCGACGTGGGGCACGATCCCGAAGACGTACGTCCGCCTGGCCGACGACACGAGCATGCCGCTCGCGCTGCAGGACCGGCTGATCAGGGAGGGCGACGCGCTGACCCCGGACAATCCGTACGACGTACGCACGCTGGCGAGCAGCCACCTGAGGTGGCTGGTCGACCCGGCTCCGGCGGCCCGGGTCCTGGCGGACGTCGCCGCGCTCACCACGTACGGATGAGCTGAGCCGGAGGTTCTCGAACGAAACGGGCACGCCCGGGGGCCCGCCCGTGTCACACTCGGCACACGCTGACGCCGCTCCCCCCGTGGCGGCGTCAGCGTTCCCCGGCCTTGTGCGTCCGGCGGGTCAGCGCTTGCGCGTGAACCAGAGGTAGACGCCGCCCACGACGCCCAGCGCGATGACACCGAGCGCGAACAGCATCTGCGGCAGCTCCCCGGCCGGGTCGACGGTGGCCATCACGAAGGAGACGACGACGGGGCCGACGACGCCGAGCACGGTGCCGACCGTCTTGTGCGCGACCGTCCAGCGCGCGGACATCCACAGCAGGACGAGGCCCGCGATCCAGCAGCCGAGCTGCAGGAACGACCACACGAGGGCGGCCGGCGAGGCGAGCGCCAGGAGCAGCACGGGGGCCACCGGGTGCACGCCGCGCTTGGCGGGCGCGGCGACGCCGGCCTCGGCCAGCGCGGTCGCGGCGATGGCGCGCGGGTCCCCCAGCTCGCGCAGCACCTCGGCCTCGGCGTCGGGGCGCTCCGCGAGGGCCACCGCTATGTGTTCGGCCAGGTCCGCGATCAGTTCCTGCCTGCGCTCGGCGGGCAGCCCCGCGGCCTCGCGCTCCACCGACGCGAGGTAGTCCTGGATCCGGGCCGACGGCTCGGCGGTCTTCATGGGGTGTCTCCTGATCGGTGGTCGCCCTGCCGTGACGGGGCGAGAAAGTGGTCCACGGCATCCCGGAACGCAGGCCAGACGTGGGTAAACTCGGCGAGCGCGGCATGACCCGCCGCCGTGAGTTCGTAGTAGCGCCTCGGTGGTCCGGACGCCGACTCCTGCCAGGTCGTCTCGACGAGCTCGTCCCGCCTGAGGCGGGACAGCAGCGGGTACACGGTGCCTTGGCTCGTGGCCAGCGCCCCGCTCTCCTCCAGCCTGCGCAGCAGCTCCACTCCGTACAGCGGGCCGTCACGCATCAGCGCCAGGACGCAGTACTCGAGCACGCCCTTGCGGAGCTGGCTCGCGGCCTTCCCCGCGTCGCGCTTACTCGCCTTGCCTGGTTCCATGCAATGCATAGTACCTTGCCGCCATGACCACGTCACCCCTCCCCTTGAGGGGACGCTTCGGGTCAGCCTCCACTTGAGGGAGTGCTCCGGATGAGCTTGTACGCGAGGGGGAACGCTCGGGCTCAGCCGCGGCCGAACAGGTCCGCCGGTTCCCCGCGCCGGGTCCCGGTCGCGTCGGGCCGGCCGGGCACCTCACGGCCAAGCGCCTGCCAGTGCGCCACGAGCGCGTCGTAGATCGGCGTCGCGGAATGCGTCGCCGCCCGCGTCCTCACGTCGTCCTGTCCTGACTCCCCGCGCTGGTCGCGCGGTGCAGGAACGGTTTTCCCCGTGTCAACCACGGACTGCCCAACGAGCGGACGGGTCCGGGGCCACGGCCTGCCGCGCCAAGAGGCCCTAACGTGCTCCCATGACCTCCGACGACACCCCGCCCGGCGCCTTCCCGCCGCGCCCACTGCGGGACCTGCGGGTGGTGTACGCGCGCCAGGCCGGCTGCCCCGCCGACTTCGCGGAGATCGTCGTGGACTTCGAGCCCTGGGAGCCGGGCTTCGTCTTCGAGGTGCACGCCGACCTGGAGCGGCGCCGCCCGGTCCCGGCGAGTGAACTGGCCGTGTACGCCGCCGCCGTGGAGGAGGGGCTCCGCGCGGAACTGGCGACGCTCGCCCCGGAGTTCCCGGCGGCCGTGGCCGTCGTGCTGCGTGCCGTGCGGGTGCACGAGGTCGACTCGCACGCGGGCGCGTTCCGCACGGCGGGCCGGCTGGCGGTACGGCGGGCGCTCGCCGAGGTGCACGGACCGCCGCGCCGGCCCAAGCGTTCCGGGCCGGCACAGCGCTGAAGCGGCACGGGCCGCGCGCCCGGACCGCTTCAGGACGGTTCGTCAGTCCCCGGCGACCAGCAGCACGTCCTGCTGCCCCGTCGCGTGGAAGCGCGGCACCGGCAGACCGCCCTCCGGGGCCAGTTCGAGAACCGTCGCCTCGACCTCGGCCTCGCCCGGCTCGACGGCGCCCTCGGGCACCTGGCCCGTGTTGTGCCAGGTGTGCTCGACGCCGTCGCACACGGCGCGGGTGCCGCCGATGCCCCGGCGCAGGCCCGGGTTCTCGGTGTCGCGCACGGAGGACGAGACGAAGACGGGGCCCTCGGCACCGGAGCAGCGGTAGGTGCCGGACAGGGACACCGTGCCGTCGGCCGAGACATGGCCGACGCGGTCGACCGTCACCGAGCCTCCGGGCGCGGCGGCCTGGGCCACGGGGGCGGCGGCCAGCAGGGCGAGGGCTCCGGCGGCAGCGCTCAACACCAGACGAAGAGACATCGGACAAGCTCCTCTTGTGGGGGGATTTTTCACGTACAGGGGGTCATTCGGGGTTCATTCATATCCGTCCGTCCTGGTCACGCACCGGCCATCACTCCATCGGGGGCGCGTCCCCACCAGGCCGGATGGCAAAGTGGGCAGCGTCGATCCACGAGCCCGAAGGCGGCCCACCCATGCGTCTGTTGCTCATCCGGCACGGTCAGACCCCGTCGAACCTGAAGCGCCTCCTGGACACGGCGGAGCCCGGCCCGGGGCTGACGCCGCTCGGGCAGCGGCAGGCGGCGGCACTGCCCGGGGCGCTCGCGGAGGAGCGGATCGACGCCCTGTACGCGTCGACGCTGCTGCGCACCCAGTTGACGGCGACGCCGCTGGCGCGGGCGCGCGGGCTCGACATCGTGGTGCGGCCCGGCATCCGGGAGATCGAGGCCGGCGAACTGGAGATGCGGGGCGACGAGGCGGCCATCACGACCTATCTGACGACGGCGCTCGCCTGGGCCGCCGGAGACCTGGACCGGCGGATGCCGGGCGGTGAGAGTGGACTCGCGGCGCTCTCCCGGTTCGACGAGGTCGTCGCCGAGGCCGCCGCGGGCGGCGCCGAGAGCGTGGCCATGGTCAGTCACGGCGCCGCGATCCGGATGTGGGCCGCGGCGCGCGCGGGGCGCCTCGATCCTCTCGAAGCGGCCGATCAGCACCTCGACAACACGGGGATGGTCGTGGTGACCGGCTCCCCCGCCGACGGCTGGCGGCTCGAACGCTGGGACAGCAGACCGGCGGGCCCGCGCGATCCCGCGCCGCACCACGAGGGCCCGGCGGGCGAACCGCTCGGCGACGCCTGAGGCGCCGCCGGGCGGCGGCTCAGGCCACGCGGGACGCGATGACGCGGGCGCACTCCATCGGCCCGGTGCCGGTGGTGTCGACCTCCAGGTCGTAGACCACGCCCTCGTGGACGGTCTTCGCCTGGGCTGCCGCCATGCCCCGCGCCCGGTCGCCGCGCGCCACCTCGCGTTCGGCGGCGACCTCGGGCTCGCAGCGCACGCCCACCCACAGCACGTCCAGGTCGCCGAGGGCCCGCAGCCAGCGCTGCTGGGAGGCCGCGCCGCCCAGGAAGATCTCGTCGATCACGATGCGGGCGCCGGCCCGCGCCATCGTGACGACGCCCTCGGTCCAGGCGGTCTCCAGCGTGCGGAAGACCTCGCCGACCTGCACCGTGCCGTCCGGCGCGATGTCGATGCCCTCCTCGCCCGACCGCATGCGGGCGGGCAGCGCGTCGACGAACGAGTCGGCTCCGAACGCCAGCCAGGGCTCGGGGAGCAGCTCCTGCAGGCACCGTACGATGCCTGATTTCCCGGCGCTGGAACCGCCGTTGAGGATGATCATTCGGGTCGTCATCGCGCCAGCGTACGGCGTGCCCGGCGAGCGCGGGGCGGCTCCGAGTTGCACGAACGGAGTAATGACCCGAGGCTGTATGTGACTCTCCCGACACCCCCACTCACCCTGAGTGAACGCCGGGTGAGCCCCCAGAGACAGAAAGGGTGAACGGCATGGATCCGCGTTACGTCCACATCGACGCGGGGGTCACCACGCAGGACATCGCGCTCGTGGACCGCGATGTGACCGCACGGCTGCTGAACTGGGGGCTCGGCGCGTATGTGCGGCCGGTCGGCGCTTGCGTCGACATCCTGCTGCGTCTGGCCGGCGAGACCCGGGCCGGCGGGGCGCACGCCGTCGAGATGTGGTGGAACGGGCGCCACCTGATCACCGCCGTGTCCGGCACGGCACCGGGTGTCCTGCGGGACACCACCGGGCTGCATCCGGGACTCGTCCGGGTGGCGGCGCTCAGCGACGGCTGGGGCGTGTGTGCGGGCAGGTCCGGCACGCTCACCTGGTTCTCGCACCGGACCCACGAACATCAGCCGGCCCTGCGGGTGCCGCGGCCGCCCACGCCCGTGCTGCACACGGCGCGTGTCCCGGAGGCCGAGGCGTTCAGCCCTGCGGTTCCGAGATGTTGACCATCCAGGCGATCCCGAAGCGGTCGGTGCACATGCCGAAGACGTCGCCCCACATCTGCTTCTCCAGGGGCACGCCGACGACACCGCCTTCGGACAGCTTCGCCCAGTAGCCGCGCAGCTCGTCGGCGTCGTCACCGCTGAGCGAGAGCGAGATGTTGCGGCCCGGCCGGTACTCCATGCCGGGCGGCGTGTCGGAGGCCATCAGGGTGTAGCCGGACGGGGTGTCGAGCATGGCGTGCATGATCTTGTCCGCCACCTGCTCGACACCCGGGGCGCCCGTCTCGCCGAAGGTGTTGAGGGCCAACTCCCCTCCGAACACCTGCTGGTAGAACTCCATGGCCGGGCGGGCGTCGCCGTCGAACTGGATGTAGGGGTTGAGTCGAGAAGCCACTGCCTGTTCCCTTCGATGCGGGTGCGGTTGCCCGCATTATGGGACGGCTTCCCGCTCTCCGCCCGGCGACGGGTGACGGCCCTCCCGGCATGTCCCGTCCGGCGCCTGTCCCCCGCCTGCACCCGGGCGCCCCGGCATACCCACCCGATCCACCGACCCCACCCGCAACACCGACACAAGTCCCTCTGGCAGAGGTCGAGTTGAGGCCTGACAATGAGGAGGTCGCGTTCTGCGCGGCCCGGCTCCGCCGTCTCATCCCCGTGTCGGCGGAGCCGGTCACGCCTGTGCTCAGGAGACCCCCACGGGGTCGAAGTCGATCTTCTCGCGGACCCCGCAGTCGGGGCAGCACCAGTCGTCGGGGACCTCCTCCCACGGGGTTCCGGCCGGGAAGCCCTCGCGGGGGTGGCCCGCGTCCTCGTCGTAGACGTAGTCGCAGGACGGACAGCGGTACCGGCTCATGCGGCGACGCCCGGGGTTCCCTCGGGGCGCTCTCCCGCGCCGTACCGGGCGAGCAGGGCGCCGCGCCGCGCGGGCTGGAGGTTGGCGCGCCGGACGTCGCCTCCGTAGTGGGCGAGCACCCGGTGGTCCATGACGCGGCGCCACAGCGGCGGGAAGTACGCGAGCACGATCATGCCCGCGTATCCGGTGGGCAGTTCGGGGGCGTCCTCGAAGTGACGCAGGGCCTGGTAGCGGCGGGTGGGGTTGGCGTGGTGGTCGCTGTGCCGCTGGAGGTGGTAGAGGAAGACATTGGAGGCGACGTTGTCGCTGTTCCAGCTGTGCTTGGGGGCGCAGCGTTCGAACCGGCCGCTCTCGGTGCGCTCGCGCAGCAGGCCGTAGTGCTCGGTGTAGTTGATGACCTCGAGCAGGCAGAAGCCGAAGACGGCCTGGCCGACGAGGTACGGCAGGACTTCCGGCCCGAACGCGATCGCGAGTGCGGCGAAGAGGGCCGCGGACATGGCCCAGGCGCTCAGGATGTCGTTGCGCGGGGTCCACGGGGAGCCGCCGCGGCGGGTCAGGCGGCGCTTCTCCAGGCGCCACGCGGAGGCGAGGCTGCCGATGACGGTGCGCGGCAGGAAGCGCCAGAAGCTCTCGCCGAGCCGTGCGCTCGCCGGGTCGTCGGGGGTGGCCACCCGGACGTGGTGACCGCGGTTGTGCTCGATGTAGAAGTGGCCGTAGAAGGTCTGCGCGAGCGCGACGCGGGAGAGCCACCGCTCGGTCGACTCCTTCTTGTGGCCCAGTTCGTGGGCGGTGTTGATGCCGATGCCGGCGACGCCGCCGAGGGTGACGGTCAGGCCGATCCGGGAGACGAGCGAGAGGTCGCCCCCGGTGAGCAGGGCGCAGCCGGCGACGAGGCCCGCGTACTGGAGCGGCAGGTACATGTAGGTGCACCAGCGGTAGTAGCGGTCGGCCTCCAGGCGGGCGAGGGCGCTGTCGGGCGGGTTCGCGGAGTCCTTGCCGATGAGCTGGTCGATGACCGGGAAGAGGACGTAGAGCAGGATCACCCCGCTCCACCAGAAGACGTCGAGGCCGGTGAGTTCCACCAAGCCCCAGGCGATGAAGGGGAAGCACGGCACGATCAGGCCCATCAGCCACAGGTAGCGCTTCGGGTCCCGCCAGGGCGGTGCCTCGTGCGGGGGTTCGGTCTCGCGGTGCAAGGGCACGGCCGGTCTCCTCACGGATCACATCATTGGACACTTGAGGCACGTACTGTCCGGCAAAGTGACACCAGTCCGGGCGGGCGTCAATGGCCCGCGCAGGGATCGGTGCAATCGAGGCGTGAAGAAGCGGGCACAGTGGGGACGCGAGGCGTTGCTCCGGTGAAGGTCCGTGCCGCGTACGGAGGTTGACGTCTTGTCAGGACTCGTCGGCGGCGGGCGCGGGGTAGGCGATCCGTGTGGTGATCGCGGCGATCCTGCGGGCCGATTCCTCGGGTGAGGCGGCGGGCTGCACGATGTGGCTGACCGTGAGCCGGACGATCGCCTCCACGGCGAGGCTGCGGGAGAGGTCGTCGACCTCGGGCCAGGCGTCGGCCGCGTAGGCGTCGAGCATGACGGTCGCGGTGTCGAAGACCGGCTCGGGGCGGGTCGTCAGGTAGGCGAGCAGATCGTCGCCCTCGCCACCCCGGGCCGCGGTGAGCACGGACTTGATGAGCGGGTTGTCGGCGGCCTGGCCGAGGACGAAGCCGACGCCCGCACGGGCCGCCGCGTCGAGGGAGTCGCGG
This window harbors:
- a CDS encoding amidohydrolase family protein yields the protein MREAAAPPEPAALLGATLPDGRTVDVRLRGGRVHAVEEHVPGRTPAPDELPLHGALLLPAFVDGHAHLDKTFLGGPWQPHRETATLQEQIASERAARTGSPVPVVERAAALARRMVAHGTGHVRSHVDIDLETGLDHLHAVQTVREEFRDRLGIQIVAFPQSGVVAAPGVADLLDAALAEGADLIGGLDPAGFDQDAAGQLDIVFGLAERHGKGLDIHLHDGGESGTAQLRDIAARTAALGLGGHVAVSHAYALGDVDDTELDRTAKALAAAGVSIMTNGPRGPLPPVLRLREHGVRVFGGSDNIRDTWWPYGTGDMLERATVIGLRSGLMTDAELHHAAALVTDEAAAALGLADYGLTPGSRADLVAVAAGSVPEAVASHPRRVAVLHAGRVVGPEPTDSYPRYAPPATTAPNAPAGDTR
- a CDS encoding GntR family transcriptional regulator, translated to MPTPRTTADTAIGDTHRSLRERVYVELRERIIEGQYPAGMRLVEREIADELRVSRVPVREAMQRLASEGFLTVQPRRGSVVAGFGPEDAAHLFDIRENLEGLAARLVARGATPAELKDLEKLLARARKAAEAGRLRAAVSLNADFHRRIVELSGNPLLVDVMAPLDSRLRRLFRLTSGQADGEPMCGAHERLFEAIRDGDEARAEELARAHVADTRDSALHLLAEQPERENSAQG
- a CDS encoding alpha/beta fold hydrolase, encoding MQPTFVLVHGAFANSFSFAPLQAELGLLGHRSVAVDLPGHGFAATYTYAYQAPQDTAALAEAPGAIKGVTLADNAAHLIGVLERAKRNGPVILVSHSRGGITATAAANARPDLIDRLVYVSAWCPVDLDVNDYYAQPEMADVDAGSLGLAVAGNPAELGLVRVNFRTADPAALAALRAAFAADVTDEQFLTFLNTFQPDENLDVGGTADRARAATWGTIPKTYVRLADDTSMPLALQDRLIREGDALTPDNPYDVRTLASSHLRWLVDPAPAARVLADVAALTTYG
- a CDS encoding HAAS signaling domain-containing protein — protein: MKTAEPSARIQDYLASVEREAAGLPAERRQELIADLAEHIAVALAERPDAEAEVLRELGDPRAIAATALAEAGVAAPAKRGVHPVAPVLLLALASPAALVWSFLQLGCWIAGLVLLWMSARWTVAHKTVGTVLGVVGPVVVSFVMATVDPAGELPQMLFALGVIALGVVGGVYLWFTRKR
- a CDS encoding PadR family transcriptional regulator, giving the protein MEPGKASKRDAGKAASQLRKGVLEYCVLALMRDGPLYGVELLRRLEESGALATSQGTVYPLLSRLRRDELVETTWQESASGPPRRYYELTAAGHAALAEFTHVWPAFRDAVDHFLAPSRQGDHRSGDTP
- a CDS encoding DUF6299 family protein encodes the protein MSLRLVLSAAAGALALLAAAPVAQAAAPGGSVTVDRVGHVSADGTVSLSGTYRCSGAEGPVFVSSSVRDTENPGLRRGIGGTRAVCDGVEHTWHNTGQVPEGAVEPGEAEVEATVLELAPEGGLPVPRFHATGQQDVLLVAGD
- a CDS encoding histidine phosphatase family protein → MRLLLIRHGQTPSNLKRLLDTAEPGPGLTPLGQRQAAALPGALAEERIDALYASTLLRTQLTATPLARARGLDIVVRPGIREIEAGELEMRGDEAAITTYLTTALAWAAGDLDRRMPGGESGLAALSRFDEVVAEAAAGGAESVAMVSHGAAIRMWAAARAGRLDPLEAADQHLDNTGMVVVTGSPADGWRLERWDSRPAGPRDPAPHHEGPAGEPLGDA
- the cpt gene encoding chloramphenicol phosphotransferase CPT; this encodes MTTRMIILNGGSSAGKSGIVRCLQELLPEPWLAFGADSFVDALPARMRSGEEGIDIAPDGTVQVGEVFRTLETAWTEGVVTMARAGARIVIDEIFLGGAASQQRWLRALGDLDVLWVGVRCEPEVAAEREVARGDRARGMAAAQAKTVHEGVVYDLEVDTTGTGPMECARVIASRVA
- a CDS encoding pep a2: MDPRYVHIDAGVTTQDIALVDRDVTARLLNWGLGAYVRPVGACVDILLRLAGETRAGGAHAVEMWWNGRHLITAVSGTAPGVLRDTTGLHPGLVRVAALSDGWGVCAGRSGTLTWFSHRTHEHQPALRVPRPPTPVLHTARVPEAEAFSPAVPRC
- a CDS encoding VOC family protein, with product MASRLNPYIQFDGDARPAMEFYQQVFGGELALNTFGETGAPGVEQVADKIMHAMLDTPSGYTLMASDTPPGMEYRPGRNISLSLSGDDADELRGYWAKLSEGGVVGVPLEKQMWGDVFGMCTDRFGIAWMVNISEPQG
- a CDS encoding rubredoxin, which codes for MSRYRCPSCDYVYDEDAGHPREGFPAGTPWEEVPDDWCCPDCGVREKIDFDPVGVS
- a CDS encoding alkane 1-monooxygenase, which encodes MPLHRETEPPHEAPPWRDPKRYLWLMGLIVPCFPFIAWGLVELTGLDVFWWSGVILLYVLFPVIDQLIGKDSANPPDSALARLEADRYYRWCTYMYLPLQYAGLVAGCALLTGGDLSLVSRIGLTVTLGGVAGIGINTAHELGHKKESTERWLSRVALAQTFYGHFYIEHNRGHHVRVATPDDPASARLGESFWRFLPRTVIGSLASAWRLEKRRLTRRGGSPWTPRNDILSAWAMSAALFAALAIAFGPEVLPYLVGQAVFGFCLLEVINYTEHYGLLRERTESGRFERCAPKHSWNSDNVASNVFLYHLQRHSDHHANPTRRYQALRHFEDAPELPTGYAGMIVLAYFPPLWRRVMDHRVLAHYGGDVRRANLQPARRGALLARYGAGERPEGTPGVAA
- a CDS encoding TetR family transcriptional regulator; translation: MTRFREAVRDLLRERVLDAAYELVTTEGWGRLRVAAVARAAGVSRQTVYNEFGSNSKDAIGLALVEREAERFLLGIQRELDAHRDSLDAAARAGVGFVLGQAADNPLIKSVLTAARGGEGDDLLAYLTTRPEPVFDTATVMLDAYAADAWPEVDDLSRSLAVEAIVRLTVSHIVQPAASPEESARRIAAITTRIAYPAPAADES